From Barnesiella propionica, one genomic window encodes:
- a CDS encoding RHS repeat-associated core domain-containing protein, protein MRRLFLLWIILACIGTGEGKNPFARYGYPVKVATMSNGKYEEFHDTERYVVIGSVLFDTETQTVAGRAGTDTCAPPPRAICRYISIDPEAERYYSINPYAYCANNPLKYVDKDGKKYIRLRARLSNL, encoded by the coding sequence ATGAGAAGACTCTTTTTGTTATGGATAATACTGGCCTGCATCGGTACCGGCGAAGGAAAGAACCCGTTCGCCCGGTACGGATATCCGGTAAAAGTGGCTACGATGAGTAACGGGAAATATGAAGAGTTCCATGATACGGAGAGATATGTCGTGATCGGCTCCGTATTGTTCGATACGGAAACGCAGACGGTGGCCGGAAGGGCCGGCACCGATACCTGTGCTCCGCCTCCCCGTGCCATCTGCCGCTATATATCCATCGATCCCGAGGCGGAACGCTACTACTCCATCAACCCGTATGCCTATTGCGCGAACAATCCCTTGAAATATGTGGATAAGGACGGGAAAAAATATATCCGGCTCCGGGCACGTCTCAGCAATTTATGA
- a CDS encoding M91 family zinc metallopeptidase — protein sequence MKELSIAVRHLNRHGASGLIKKINDTENIYYIKESPDNGSRFHADIQTIEWNPSQTMITTNGTEISPATLLNHEFDHAVRHETDAKQQALDQNNTDTPYGNKEEERVITGSEQETAKALGEIKEGEVTRTDHYGSLYETTSPISTERKNKIIVTAPRLK from the coding sequence ATGAAAGAACTTTCCATAGCCGTACGACACCTGAACCGACATGGAGCCAGCGGATTAATTAAAAAAATAAACGATACGGAAAATATATATTATATCAAGGAATCTCCAGACAATGGAAGTCGTTTCCATGCTGATATACAAACAATCGAATGGAACCCCAGCCAGACCATGATCACCACCAACGGTACGGAAATATCGCCGGCTACATTGTTGAACCATGAATTCGACCATGCGGTGCGGCATGAAACCGATGCCAAGCAACAAGCTTTAGATCAAAATAATACAGACACTCCTTACGGCAATAAGGAAGAAGAAAGAGTCATAACCGGTTCGGAACAAGAAACGGCTAAGGCTTTAGGAGAAATAAAAGAAGGAGAAGTCACCCGCACCGACCACTACGGAAGTTTATACGAAACGACATCTCCCATTTCCACGGAAAGGAAAAACAAAATCATAGTTACCGCACCCAGATTAAAATAA
- a CDS encoding NfeD family protein, with translation MALDIVIVAVLIALAVFLVVLELFFLPGITIAGISSILFFGGGIYYAFVQFGSNGGFLTLILSAIITLVAIIWLMRSRSLDRMALHTDIDSVAPTLVSDQIKEGDEGITLSRVNPMGTVLINGVTAEARSRDEFIDEQTPVVVVHVDKTTVTIRKK, from the coding sequence ATGGCACTTGATATCGTTATTGTAGCGGTACTTATCGCGTTGGCTGTGTTTCTTGTAGTGCTGGAATTGTTTTTTCTGCCCGGCATTACGATAGCAGGGATAAGTTCCATTTTGTTTTTCGGAGGAGGTATCTATTATGCTTTTGTGCAATTTGGCAGTAACGGAGGCTTCCTCACCCTCATTCTCTCGGCGATAATCACGCTCGTAGCCATTATATGGCTTATGCGTTCCCGGAGTCTCGACCGTATGGCTCTTCATACCGATATAGACTCTGTGGCTCCTACTCTTGTCAGCGACCAGATAAAAGAAGGAGATGAAGGTATTACCCTTTCCCGTGTAAATCCCATGGGGACGGTACTGATTAATGGTGTCACGGCAGAAGCACGTTCGAGGGACGAATTCATTGACGAGCAGACGCCCGTGGTCGTGGTACATGTGGATAAAACAACAGTGACTATTCGTAAAAAATAA
- a CDS encoding TrpB-like pyridoxal phosphate-dependent enzyme → MNTKKFILQEKDIPQAWYNVMADMKNKPMNPLHPGTKKALKPEDLYPIFAEELARQELNMTDAWIEIPDEVREMYKIWRPTPLVRALGLEKALDTPAHIYFKNESVSPVGSHKLNSAIAQAYYCKKEGVTNITTETGAGQWGAALSMAAKHFGLELAVYMVKVSYHQKPYRRSIMQTFGAQVIASPSMSTKAGRKILTDHPNYQGSLGTAISEAIELAMSTPNCKYTLGSVLNHVSLHQTVIGLEAEKQMEMAGEYPDIVIGCFGGGSNFSGITFPFLRHKLNEGKDIRLIAAEPASCPKLTRGIFQYDFGDEAGYTPLLPMYTLGHNFAPANIHAGGLRYHGAGTIVSQLKKDGLMEAMDIQQLDTFKAGTLFAQCEGIIPAPESSHAIAAAIKEALIAKEEGTRKCILFNLSGHGLIDMAAYDQYLAGDLTNYEVTDEDVAKNLESIEKII, encoded by the coding sequence ATGAACACAAAGAAATTTATCCTTCAGGAAAAAGATATTCCACAAGCCTGGTACAATGTAATGGCGGACATGAAAAACAAGCCCATGAACCCATTGCATCCGGGCACGAAAAAAGCGCTTAAACCAGAAGACCTGTATCCTATTTTTGCCGAAGAGCTGGCACGTCAGGAACTCAATATGACGGACGCCTGGATTGAGATACCCGATGAAGTAAGGGAAATGTACAAAATATGGCGTCCCACTCCTTTGGTGCGTGCTTTAGGACTGGAAAAGGCGCTGGATACTCCTGCACATATTTATTTCAAGAACGAGAGCGTAAGCCCCGTAGGTTCCCACAAACTGAACTCGGCGATAGCACAGGCCTACTATTGCAAAAAGGAAGGGGTTACCAATATCACGACCGAAACCGGAGCAGGACAGTGGGGAGCAGCCTTGTCGATGGCAGCAAAACATTTCGGTCTGGAACTGGCCGTATATATGGTAAAAGTGAGTTATCACCAGAAACCGTACCGCCGTTCTATTATGCAAACATTCGGCGCACAGGTTATAGCGTCTCCCAGTATGTCTACGAAAGCGGGCCGCAAAATCCTGACCGACCATCCCAATTATCAGGGGAGCCTGGGGACGGCTATCTCCGAGGCGATAGAGCTGGCAATGAGTACACCCAATTGTAAATATACCCTGGGAAGCGTACTGAACCACGTATCGCTCCACCAAACCGTAATAGGGCTGGAAGCTGAAAAACAAATGGAAATGGCGGGGGAATATCCCGACATCGTTATAGGCTGTTTCGGCGGAGGATCTAACTTTTCCGGAATTACATTCCCTTTCCTGCGGCATAAGCTGAACGAAGGTAAAGATATACGCCTGATCGCAGCAGAACCTGCTTCCTGTCCTAAACTGACCCGGGGAATATTCCAGTACGACTTCGGCGACGAGGCCGGTTATACGCCGTTACTGCCCATGTACACGTTAGGACATAATTTTGCCCCGGCAAATATACACGCGGGCGGACTGCGCTACCACGGGGCCGGGACTATCGTAAGCCAGTTGAAGAAAGACGGACTGATGGAAGCTATGGATATACAGCAACTCGACACGTTCAAAGCCGGGACTTTATTCGCCCAATGTGAAGGAATTATCCCTGCTCCGGAATCGTCGCACGCCATCGCCGCTGCGATTAAGGAAGCATTGATAGCAAAGGAAGAAGGTACACGCAAATGTATCTTGTTCAATCTTTCGGGACACGGCCTTATCGATATGGCCGCTTATGACCAATATCTGGCAGGCGACCTGACCAACTATGAGGTTACCGACGAAGACGTTGCCAAAAACCTCGAGAGCATAGAAAAAATAATCTGA
- a CDS encoding delta-60 repeat domain-containing protein: protein MRKINILFFILFAGYFCGYSAGRENYIRCYNIIDSMLDGTKDTSFKKAVYEVENAWYDGKLDETEFYSVIRNYALLCTEKGKMMDIRYDFDDIRSFRNHASLFSFMTDTTLIYIDDTTFVSHPPFIYGEENIMENKDWGRTSVTSLLVTHRGNCRSLPILYKLIAGEMGVKAWLALAPNHLYIKLHNKTNGWYNTELTSGVFPTDAWLMASGYIHTDAVKNEMYLDTLSLQESIALCLTDLADSYLHKFPETGYDDFVLWCCDKALEYFPHYINALLIKAEGLRFRYEHNAEKPESLRKEIDKLYAHIHKLGYRKMPEKMYREWLLSLKTKNKPENEDEHLPH from the coding sequence ATGAGAAAAATAAATATATTGTTCTTCATTTTATTCGCAGGATATTTCTGTGGATATTCAGCCGGCCGGGAGAACTATATCCGATGTTACAACATTATCGACTCGATGCTTGACGGTACGAAGGATACCAGTTTTAAAAAAGCAGTTTATGAGGTAGAAAATGCATGGTACGACGGGAAGCTGGACGAAACCGAATTTTATTCCGTCATCAGGAATTACGCGCTGCTATGTACCGAGAAGGGAAAAATGATGGATATCCGCTATGATTTCGACGACATCCGCTCTTTCAGGAATCATGCTTCTTTATTCTCTTTTATGACAGATACTACCCTGATATATATCGACGATACCACCTTTGTCAGCCACCCTCCTTTCATTTACGGAGAAGAAAATATTATGGAGAATAAAGACTGGGGACGTACATCGGTAACGTCTCTGCTCGTTACCCACCGGGGAAACTGCCGCTCCCTGCCCATATTATACAAACTGATAGCCGGGGAAATGGGAGTAAAGGCATGGTTGGCATTGGCTCCCAACCACCTGTATATCAAACTGCACAATAAAACCAACGGCTGGTATAATACAGAATTGACTTCGGGTGTATTTCCAACAGATGCATGGCTGATGGCGAGCGGATATATCCATACCGACGCGGTCAAGAACGAAATGTACTTGGATACATTGTCCTTACAGGAATCCATTGCTCTGTGCCTCACCGATCTGGCAGACAGCTACCTCCACAAATTTCCCGAAACGGGATATGACGACTTCGTCCTGTGGTGTTGTGACAAAGCACTGGAATATTTCCCTCATTATATCAACGCCCTGCTGATAAAAGCGGAAGGGTTACGGTTCCGCTATGAACATAATGCAGAGAAGCCGGAGTCCCTGCGTAAGGAAATCGACAAATTATATGCACATATCCATAAACTGGGATATCGTAAAATGCCGGAAAAAATGTACCGCGAATGGCTGTTATCGCTGAAAACGAAAAACAAACCGGAAAATGAGGACGAACATCTTCCGCATTAA
- a CDS encoding YcxB family protein — translation MITTESYKLTGSEYFKIIIKMWLGKTWWAIALIFLLLFALLPYDMNIVYVILMVIFLIIPSAVFYLWFVYALRPMTRLILLDKQVRIDTDGFTCLFENVPSRFIPWESVIRLRTTSRYMLIYTGKQDFFYVPYSAFRSPEDKKWFFSRVLPHITR, via the coding sequence ATGATTACGACAGAATCTTATAAGCTTACAGGGAGCGAGTACTTTAAAATAATAATAAAGATGTGGCTGGGTAAGACCTGGTGGGCCATTGCTTTGATATTTCTTTTGCTGTTTGCTCTTTTGCCATACGATATGAACATAGTATATGTCATATTGATGGTTATATTTTTAATAATTCCTTCTGCCGTTTTTTACCTGTGGTTTGTTTATGCCCTGCGGCCTATGACACGCCTGATACTGTTAGATAAGCAAGTAAGAATAGATACGGACGGTTTTACCTGTTTGTTTGAAAACGTCCCTTCCCGTTTTATCCCCTGGGAATCGGTAATACGTTTGCGCACAACTTCGCGCTATATGCTTATTTATACCGGAAAACAGGATTTTTTCTATGTACCTTATTCCGCTTTTCGTTCACCGGAAGATAAAAAATGGTTTTTTTCCCGGGTCTTGCCGCATATAACCCGTTAA
- a CDS encoding DMT family protein yields MSGLYTILLLIVSNIFMTFAWYGHLKLQETKVIGNWPLFGVILLSWAIALFEYCAQVPANRIGFQGNGGPFSLMQLKVIQEVITLIIFTLFSTLLFKGEVLHWNHLAAFVCLILAVYFVFMK; encoded by the coding sequence ATGTCGGGACTTTATACCATATTATTGCTTATAGTATCGAATATTTTTATGACATTTGCCTGGTACGGACATCTTAAATTGCAAGAAACAAAGGTCATAGGGAACTGGCCTCTCTTCGGGGTAATCCTTCTTTCCTGGGCCATCGCTTTATTTGAATATTGCGCACAAGTACCAGCCAACCGAATCGGGTTTCAGGGGAACGGAGGACCTTTCAGTCTTATGCAGTTAAAAGTCATACAGGAAGTTATCACTCTCATTATCTTTACCTTATTTTCCACTTTATTATTTAAGGGAGAAGTATTGCACTGGAACCATTTAGCAGCTTTCGTTTGTCTCATCCTGGCGGTTTATTTCGTTTTTATGAAATAA
- a CDS encoding tetratricopeptide repeat protein, with protein MMRTNIKKYLCAVWIMALSFPAFGQTLNEARELYKAGKYKEAAPVFKAELKKKPRDGSLNHWYGVCLFEEGKYEEAEPFLKIGEQRKIQESSRYLAEAYMNLYRFDEAVNKFEAYKTALTKNKMQIPETLNGRLESARKAASMINRVEAVQIIDSLEVDADDFFRHYKLSPESGTFYNYNDLKNTAKKVSTAVYMPQRADKMLYGYPTDTAGYELYQQNKLVGDQWSEPVALPSNINGKGDQNYPFLMSDGLTLYYASNGPGSIGGYDIFVTRNSLDKEAYLLPENVGMPFNSPYNDYLMAIDEMHNVGWFVTDRKQIPGKLTVYLFIPNEEKNYYEGKTAEELRSLARINSIKDTWRPGADYSALLESIRNMDIESVQKKADFYFPLYNGMMYHYLDDFRSNEARNLYVKAQETNKTIDSLNEKLRELRRRYMKFSGSKKQQTATEILTLENSLIQLNGELARYENEARKAEQKYIMNNRKK; from the coding sequence ATGATGAGGACTAATATAAAGAAATATTTGTGCGCGGTATGGATTATGGCATTATCGTTTCCTGCTTTCGGACAAACGCTGAACGAAGCAAGAGAATTGTATAAAGCTGGAAAATATAAAGAAGCGGCTCCCGTATTTAAAGCTGAACTGAAAAAAAAGCCTCGTGACGGATCATTGAACCACTGGTACGGCGTTTGTCTTTTTGAAGAAGGAAAATATGAAGAAGCCGAGCCTTTCCTTAAAATAGGGGAACAGAGAAAAATTCAGGAATCTTCCCGTTATCTGGCGGAAGCATACATGAATCTCTATCGTTTCGATGAGGCGGTAAATAAGTTCGAAGCCTATAAAACGGCCCTTACTAAAAATAAAATGCAAATTCCGGAAACGTTAAACGGAAGACTGGAATCTGCCCGGAAAGCCGCTTCCATGATTAACCGGGTGGAGGCCGTACAGATTATAGACAGTCTCGAAGTAGATGCTGATGATTTTTTCCGGCACTATAAACTATCGCCTGAGTCAGGTACATTCTATAATTATAATGATCTGAAGAATACGGCGAAAAAAGTAAGTACGGCTGTATATATGCCCCAGCGCGCCGATAAAATGCTTTACGGGTATCCGACCGATACTGCCGGATATGAATTGTACCAGCAAAATAAACTGGTAGGTGACCAATGGAGCGAACCGGTTGCTTTGCCTTCTAATATAAACGGAAAAGGTGATCAGAATTATCCTTTCCTGATGTCCGATGGCCTGACATTGTATTATGCATCGAATGGTCCCGGATCTATAGGAGGATATGATATATTCGTGACACGTAACAGTCTGGATAAGGAAGCCTATTTATTACCTGAGAATGTAGGAATGCCTTTCAATTCTCCATATAATGATTATCTCATGGCCATTGACGAAATGCATAATGTGGGATGGTTCGTTACGGATCGTAAGCAAATACCGGGTAAACTTACAGTTTATCTTTTTATTCCTAATGAAGAAAAAAACTACTATGAAGGAAAAACCGCTGAAGAACTCCGGTCTTTGGCTCGTATCAATTCTATAAAAGATACCTGGCGTCCCGGCGCTGATTATTCGGCTTTGCTCGAAAGTATCCGGAATATGGATATCGAAAGTGTACAAAAAAAAGCGGATTTTTACTTTCCTCTCTATAATGGTATGATGTACCATTATTTGGATGATTTCAGAAGCAATGAGGCACGTAATTTGTATGTAAAAGCTCAAGAAACGAATAAGACTATCGATTCCCTTAATGAAAAACTTCGGGAATTGCGTCGCAGGTATATGAAATTTTCCGGATCGAAAAAACAGCAGACCGCTACGGAAATATTGACATTGGAAAATTCGCTGATACAACTTAACGGTGAGCTGGCCAGATATGAAAATGAAGCCCGAAAAGCCGAACAGAAATATATTATGAACAACCGTAAAAAGTAA
- a CDS encoding YccF domain-containing protein, producing the protein MNTLLNIIWHIPFLGFIYAGIYALCGLILCLTIIGMPLGLGLLQMGRFLLCPFGNALVSRGDLARLKGENRNILVVTYSCLLRIVYFPIGLILSILFLFSIVSDFLSIIGIPCALVWAKSLPAIFDPIDKICVPGEISDEINRRKTLGTL; encoded by the coding sequence ATGAATACATTATTGAATATTATCTGGCATATTCCGTTTCTGGGCTTTATCTACGCCGGCATTTACGCTTTATGCGGACTGATCTTATGCCTGACCATTATCGGAATGCCTTTGGGGTTAGGATTGCTACAAATGGGCCGGTTCCTGCTATGCCCGTTCGGTAACGCTCTGGTAAGCCGGGGCGATCTGGCACGCTTGAAAGGAGAAAACCGTAATATTCTGGTCGTTACCTACTCATGTCTGTTGCGTATCGTTTATTTTCCGATAGGCCTTATCTTGTCCATACTTTTCTTATTTTCCATCGTCAGTGATTTTCTTTCGATCATAGGAATTCCCTGTGCACTGGTGTGGGCGAAATCATTACCGGCGATATTCGACCCGATCGACAAGATATGTGTACCCGGCGAAATTTCCGATGAAATAAACAGACGCAAAACCTTGGGAACTTTATAG
- the floA gene encoding flotillin-like protein FloA (flotillin-like protein involved in membrane lipid rafts): MEISIFLLAGVIILITVFFYFVPFLLWISARVSGVRISLLQLFLMRIRKVPPQIIVRAMIEAHKAGLKAVTRDDLEAHYLAGGHVEKVVHALVSASKANIDLDLKMATAIDLAGRDVFQAVQMSVNPKVIDTPPVTAVAKDGIQLIAKARVTVRASIRQLVGGAGEDTILARVGEGIVSSIGSSESHKHVLENPDSISKLVLKKGLDSGTAFEILSIDIADIDIGKNIGATLQIDQAQADKNIAQAKAEERRAMAIALEQEMKAKAQEARAKVIEAEAQVPQAMAEAFRSGNLGIMDYYKMRNIEADTSMRDAIAKPMKKDDK, encoded by the coding sequence ATGGAAATCAGTATTTTTCTGTTAGCCGGTGTCATTATATTGATTACGGTGTTCTTTTACTTCGTTCCGTTCCTGCTGTGGATATCGGCGCGGGTATCGGGAGTGAGAATATCGCTCCTTCAATTGTTCCTTATGCGTATACGTAAAGTGCCGCCCCAAATTATCGTGAGAGCGATGATAGAAGCCCATAAAGCAGGCCTTAAGGCGGTTACCCGAGATGATCTGGAAGCTCATTATCTGGCAGGGGGACATGTAGAAAAGGTAGTGCATGCGCTCGTTTCCGCTTCAAAAGCCAATATCGATCTGGACCTGAAAATGGCAACCGCTATCGACCTGGCCGGGCGTGATGTTTTCCAGGCGGTGCAGATGTCCGTTAATCCTAAAGTTATCGATACTCCTCCTGTAACGGCTGTTGCAAAAGACGGGATTCAGCTTATCGCCAAAGCTCGTGTAACGGTTCGTGCCAGTATCCGCCAGTTGGTCGGAGGAGCAGGCGAAGACACTATCCTGGCTCGTGTGGGAGAAGGTATCGTTTCTTCTATAGGTTCTTCTGAGTCGCATAAACACGTATTGGAAAATCCCGATTCTATCTCTAAACTGGTATTGAAAAAAGGCCTCGATTCAGGTACGGCTTTTGAAATACTTTCTATCGACATCGCCGATATAGATATAGGAAAGAATATCGGTGCTACATTACAGATAGATCAGGCACAGGCCGATAAAAATATCGCCCAGGCTAAAGCTGAGGAAAGACGTGCGATGGCAATTGCCCTCGAGCAGGAAATGAAGGCCAAAGCGCAAGAAGCGCGTGCGAAAGTGATCGAGGCCGAAGCCCAGGTTCCCCAGGCTATGGCCGAAGCCTTCCGTTCGGGTAATCTCGGCATTATGGATTATTATAAAATGAGGAATATTGAAGCCGACACTTCCATGAGAGACGCTATTGCCAAACCGATGAAGAAAGATGATAAATAA
- a CDS encoding Na+/H+ antiporter NhaC family protein, protein MEKIKPSFWALSPLLVFLVLYLVTSLLINDFYKVPISVAFIISSVYAVCITRRKKFSERVALFSEGASNPNVMLMIWIFILAGAFAKSAEAMGAIEATVNATLHFLPGELLLAGMFVAACFISMSVGTSVGTVVALVPVAVGLAARTGTEIPYMVAIVVGGAFFGDNLSFISDTTIASTRTQGCELRDKFIVNSRIVFPVAVVMLVYYMLAGVQVDTVDAPPVDWIRILPYILVLATAIAGMNVMKVLTLGILSAGIIGIADGVIDVFGWFGAMGEGVSAMGGLIIITLLAGGMLELIRYNGGIDYIINLLTRHVSGKRGAEFSIAALVGIANICTANNTIAIITVGPIARNISGKFGLDSRKVASLLDTFSCVVQGIIPYGAQLLMASGLAIVSPLSIIRYLYYPLVLALFAILAILFRYPRKYS, encoded by the coding sequence ATGGAAAAAATAAAACCGTCATTCTGGGCATTAAGTCCTTTGCTCGTATTTTTAGTATTATATCTGGTCACTTCGTTGCTGATAAACGATTTTTATAAAGTACCCATATCGGTTGCCTTTATTATTTCATCAGTATATGCGGTATGTATTACCCGCCGGAAAAAGTTTAGCGAACGCGTCGCCCTGTTTTCCGAAGGAGCTTCCAATCCCAATGTCATGCTTATGATATGGATATTCATTCTCGCCGGAGCTTTTGCCAAATCGGCCGAAGCTATGGGTGCCATCGAAGCCACTGTAAACGCTACCTTGCATTTCCTGCCCGGTGAATTGCTTCTGGCGGGAATGTTCGTAGCCGCCTGTTTTATCTCCATGTCGGTAGGAACCTCCGTCGGTACGGTGGTCGCTCTTGTTCCGGTAGCCGTAGGACTGGCTGCCCGTACAGGTACCGAGATACCCTATATGGTCGCCATTGTGGTCGGAGGAGCTTTTTTTGGCGATAATCTATCTTTTATATCCGATACGACGATAGCTTCCACCCGTACGCAGGGGTGTGAACTGAGGGATAAATTTATAGTCAACAGCCGTATTGTTTTTCCTGTCGCCGTCGTTATGCTCGTATATTATATGCTGGCAGGTGTGCAGGTCGATACGGTGGATGCTCCGCCTGTGGACTGGATACGGATATTGCCCTATATATTGGTACTGGCGACGGCTATCGCCGGAATGAACGTGATGAAGGTGCTGACACTGGGCATCCTCTCGGCGGGAATCATAGGAATAGCCGACGGCGTAATAGATGTGTTCGGATGGTTCGGAGCAATGGGTGAAGGCGTTTCGGCTATGGGAGGGCTTATCATTATTACCCTGTTGGCAGGAGGAATGCTCGAGCTCATCCGGTATAATGGAGGAATAGATTATATCATTAACCTGCTTACCCGTCATGTCAGCGGGAAACGGGGAGCCGAATTCAGCATCGCCGCTTTGGTGGGGATTGCCAATATATGTACGGCGAACAATACCATCGCTATCATAACCGTAGGACCGATCGCCAGGAATATATCCGGGAAATTCGGGCTGGATTCCCGCAAGGTCGCCAGCCTCCTCGATACCTTCTCCTGTGTGGTACAGGGTATTATTCCTTACGGCGCCCAGCTCCTCATGGCTTCAGGTCTGGCAATAGTCTCTCCGCTCAGCATTATCCGGTATCTTTACTATCCTCTCGTACTTGCTTTGTTCGCTATATTGGCTATACTGTTCCGCTATCCTAGAAAATACTCATGA
- a CDS encoding superoxide dismutase → MTYELPKLPYAADALAPVISQETIEYHFGRHEQTYINNLNKLIAGTPYEDENIETIIKKSEGALFNNASQAWNHIFYFFTFSPHGGGEPEGKLREAIEKQWESIDHFKKEFEETGTGLFGSGWVWLSKDKDGKLVISKESNAGNPMTKGLTPILTFDVWEHAYYLDYQNRRADHLHKLWDIVDWKVVESRYL, encoded by the coding sequence ATGACATACGAATTGCCCAAACTTCCTTACGCTGCCGACGCACTTGCTCCTGTCATCAGCCAAGAGACGATCGAATATCACTTCGGCCGTCACGAACAGACCTACATCAATAATCTGAACAAATTGATCGCAGGTACTCCGTACGAGGATGAAAATATAGAAACGATTATTAAAAAATCGGAAGGGGCATTATTCAATAACGCGTCACAAGCGTGGAACCATATTTTCTATTTCTTTACTTTCTCTCCTCATGGCGGAGGCGAACCTGAAGGGAAACTACGCGAAGCCATCGAGAAGCAATGGGAAAGTATAGACCACTTCAAAAAAGAATTTGAAGAAACCGGAACAGGTCTCTTCGGTTCGGGATGGGTATGGCTTTCGAAAGATAAAGACGGAAAACTGGTTATCAGTAAAGAAAGTAATGCCGGTAATCCTATGACAAAGGGACTTACTCCTATCCTGACTTTTGATGTGTGGGAACATGCATATTACCTCGACTACCAAAACCGGCGGGCCGACCATCTCCACAAACTGTGGGATATCGTAGACTGGAAAGTAGTCGAGTCAAGATACTTATAA
- a CDS encoding RHS repeat-associated core domain-containing protein — MRRIFLLWIILACIGTGEGKNPFARYGYPVKVATMSNGKYEEFHDTERYVVIGSVLFDTETQTVAGRAGTDTCAPPPRAICRYISIDPEAERYYSISPYAYCANNPLKYVDKDGKQVVLPAPGPIPVPVVLPSPPKEGSLPDIKLLSVQVKELIKQSKDALLFSAALNLSPFVTFIPEQTEASQSQDQASDSSKNEKHGDGGREQAKSEKRIGELSEQLKNAKTKKEKKEIKTRIQNLRRDGQRKNKGEEHGRGNRR; from the coding sequence ATGAGAAGAATCTTTTTGTTATGGATAATACTGGCCTGCATCGGTACCGGCGAAGGAAAGAACCCGTTCGCCCGGTACGGATATCCGGTAAAAGTGGCTACGATGAGTAACGGGAAATATGAAGAGTTCCATGATACGGAGAGATATGTCGTGATCGGCTCCGTATTGTTCGATACGGAAACGCAAACAGTGGCCGGAAGGGCCGGCACCGATACCTGTGCTCCGCCTCCCCGTGCCATCTGCCGCTATATATCCATCGACCCCGAGGCGGAACGCTACTACTCCATCAGCCCGTATGCCTATTGCGCAAACAATCCCTTGAAATATGTGGATAAGGACGGGAAACAGGTGGTCTTGCCGGCACCCGGGCCTATTCCCGTTCCGGTCGTTCTGCCTTCGCCGCCCAAAGAGGGTTCGTTGCCGGACATTAAGCTTTTATCTGTTCAGGTAAAAGAACTAATAAAACAGTCTAAAGATGCGCTTTTGTTTTCTGCGGCTTTAAATTTATCGCCTTTTGTAACCTTTATTCCAGAACAGACGGAAGCATCGCAGTCACAGGATCAGGCTTCGGACAGCAGTAAAAACGAAAAGCACGGGGACGGGGGCAGGGAGCAGGCAAAGAGTGAAAAAAGAATAGGGGAACTGTCGGAGCAGTTAAAGAACGCAAAAACAAAAAAAGAGAAAAAAGAAATCAAAACTAGAATTCAAAATTTACGTAGAGATGGACAAAGAAAAAACAAAGGGGAAGAACACGGAAGAGGCAACAGACGATAA